Genomic DNA from Syntrophales bacterium:
TCTTTTAACGTATTAAGTATGGCTCCATGTCCTGCATTAACGGCGATACAGGCCCTTTTTATTGCCTCTATTTCTTGCACATCTTTTTTCTTCCTCTGATCCATGATGAGTGGGGAAATGTTTACACAATTAACATTAGGTATGGTATTTTTAATTGTCAGCCAATCTTTTGCAGTAATTATATCCATTTCCAGCCCTAAAGAGGTTTTCTCAGTTAACCTTTTGGACTGAATCATAGACAAAAGGAATTTTAGTTTTTTTTCCTCTCTAACTTTGTCCAGAGGTATGAAGACTTCTTCCTTTGCAAAGGGTAATCCATGGCGGACATAAAGGGCATACTCGTTAGGTGTAACGAGTAACCATGATGGTTGTGAAGTACCGGTTAAATAGAATACATTTCGTGAATACCCCACGATGGCAAATTCTATTCCGTTATCTTCAAGGGCTCTCTGAAATTTTTTTATTCTCTCTCTTTTCTCCATCCCGAACAAATTTTTATAACAATTTTTCGATTGATTCAATTCGAATAATAACGGTAACTTAGTATTACACCGTATAGATGGGTTCGCACTGCGAAAATGCTTTCGCATAGCCAGTCTGTTTTTTTGTTGGTTGCTCGTCTAAATATTCAGTGATTTCAATTAATTTTGATGTTTAAATAAGCTTAGATATGGCACGGTTTATGGATAGGATGTTTAATAGTTTGGCAAAAGGAGGGTGTGAAGTATGAATTCTGGTATTTATGGGTCTGGATTTGGTGTAGAGGTACCTTACGAGTTTGGAGGAATGGAGTATATAATAGATTATTTGAGCTTAGAAAATCATCCCTTGAGCTTGGAGTCAGGGGAGAAATTAGACGTAGAGTTTTTTTACTACGATCTGACCAATCTATTGGAAGGGGATACGGATATCACGGTAGATTTTGATTATTCTGTGCATAGAAGTGCTAGCGAATATCACACTAATGAGGATATACAATTTACTGTGGTTCCACCTGTTTACGAAAGCGCTGTCTGTTTCCGCTATGTTTAGACTTAGGAGATGATCTGTTCGGAGGAGTGGCTCCCTCTTTTCTGTTGTTACTTTTTTAAAAGTACGGTCTTATTCTTGACTTAAGGGGAAGGCATTCTATAATGCTTGTGTGGAAACATTCGTCCTGGCTGTATTAAGTTTTGCTCTTGCCGTTAAGGTCCTTATCACGAGGAAACTTAGCGGCACCATGATCTCCTTTGCCATTCTTTGTTTTTCCATTTCTTTTTTCAAAATCAACTATTTTCTGTACGGCATTTCTCAACACAAGCTTTGGTTTAACCTTTATCTTCTGGGGCTTTTTTCGATCGTACCATCATTTCTCCTATTTGTGTGGTACGTCACAGGATACGGAAGTATTTTGTCAAGAAGGATGTTAATCTTTACCGCATTGCTGGGTCTGATTGCGTTATCTGCTGCTTTTATTAAATCCCCATGGTTTCCGGGACACTGGTATGTGTACTTTTATGTTTTTACCGTGCTCTGTGCGGGTAATATAGATATGTACTACGTTTTAGCACGAAAGAGGGATGGAGTTGAGAAAGCTCGTTTATTTTATGTATCTTTATTCGTCTCAGCAGCACTGCTAGTAAGCCTACTTGACTTGATTTTCCTGTTGGGAGTTGCCTGGCCACCTATTTCCAATTTCATCGTAGCTGCATTGCTTTACCTTATTTTCTCTGTCATCACCCATCCTCAACTTCTGGAGTTAAAGGAACTTATGGCACGTGCGCTTGTTACAGCTGTTCTAACGTTAACAGTTATGACTACATTCTTCTGTGTTGTTTACCTTTTGGACAAGGTGGGTTCATCTTACCTCACCGGTGTTATGCTTGCGTCATTCCTTATCGTTATCATAATCGATCCCGCACGGTATTTTTTTAAAAAACTTCTGACGATGCTTTTTCCAGAAAGCAAGGATGTATTTGATTTTGTTTATTCCTTTGACAGTCGGCTGGAACAGGAGAAGAGTTTGTTGCTTGAAGAGATGGCCCCTGTTCTTGCCCATGAAATACGAAATCCACTGGGTTCCATTAAAGCCGCTGCTCAGTATCTGCGATCGGAATCGGAGAAGGAGGAAGATCAGAGATTGCTGGATGTTATAATAGAAGAGGTAAATAGACTTAACAATGTGGTGACCCAGTTTCTCTACTTTGCTAAGCCCTATACTTTGAATCTTAAGGTTCAGGATGTGAATACCGTAGTAGAAAAGGCTGTTTCTATTATACGCGCAAGTCCCCTTGCACAGGGAGTAGTAATTGAAGAGGATCTTCGCGATGGTATTCCCCAGATATCTGTAGATGCGGAACAGCTAATAAGGGTGATCTTGAATATTGCGTTCAATGCTCTGGAGGCTATGGGTGGGAAGGGGAGGTTGACAATACGGACGAGAAGGATTAACACAAATGAAGGAGTTTCCGTAGGTATATCTATAAGGGATACGGGGCCTGGAATTCCAAAGGAGCATATAAAGAATATTTTCAAACCTTTTTTTACTACCAAAGAACGAGGAGTGGGTCTTGGTCTCGCGATATGCATGAGGATTGTCAAAGGTCACGGCGGGCATATAAGAGTGAAATCGATTCCAGGTCAGGGCAGTATCTTTTACATTCGTTTAAATGCACAGCGATAAGGGGGATATACGGATGAGTCATCTTCTCGTTGTAGATGATGACAGGAGCATGCGCCTGGTGTTAAGTACCATGCTGAGGAAAGAGGGCTATGAGGTGACATCTGCGGTCGATGGCATGGAGGCGCTTGAGGTGCTCCGTAAGAAGGATATCGACGTTGTCATCACCGATCTGAAAATGCCCCGTCTAGATGGAATGGGTCTTCTTGAGAGGATCCGTTATGAATACCCGGAGATTCCCGTCATATTAATTACAGCCTATGGGACGGTAGCAACAGCAGTGGATGCCATCAAAAAGGGGGCTTTTGACTATATAACAAAGCCTTTTGAGCAAGATGATCTGAAGAATATTGTATCCAAGGCTGTAAGGACTAGGAATCTCAATCGAGAAGAGGTGATACTTAACCCTGATGATCTCAACCGTTTCGGTATGGTGGGTTCCAGTCCGGAGATGCTTGCCATTTTTGAGACGATCAGGAGGGTGGCTCCCACCACAACGACAGTTCTTATAACAGGAGAGACGGGCACGGGGAAGGAATTAACGGCGAATGCCATACATGCGAATAGTCCCAGGAGGAACAATCCATTCATCAAGATAAACTGTGCGGCGATTCCTGAGAATTTAATGGAGAGCGAACTATTTGGGTACGAGAAGGGGGCTTTTACCGGAGCTGTGGTGAATAAGCCGGGGAGAGTGGAACTTGCTCATAAGGGTACGCTTTTTCTCGATGAGGTGGGTGAATTGCCCCGAGAGATGCAGGTTAAGCTACTGAGAGTAATTCAGGAGCAGTCCTTTGAGCGGGTCGGTGGATTGCGCACCATACATGTTGATGTGAGAATCATCGCTGCTACTAACCGCAATCTTTTCCAGGAAGTAAAGGAGGGAAGATTCAGAGAGGATCTCTTTTACAGGTTGAATGTGATGCACATCCATATGCCAGCACTAAGGGAGAGAAGAAGCGATATCCCTGCGCTTGTGGATTTTTTTATAGAAAAATTCAACAAGAAGCTCGAAAGAAATGTTACGGGTGTCGATGAAGAAGTAATGAACCTATTTATGAATTATCGCTGGCCGGGCAACATACGACAGATGGAGAATGTTCTTGAGCGGATGATACTTATGTGCCGGGGACATGTGCTGAGGTTGGAAGATGTTCCTCAAGAGATTAGGTTGGCAGTTGATGATGAACACCGCATACCCGATGTGCAGAGTGGTCAGTTTAAAGAAGTCATCCGTGAGCAGATCAGCGAGGTGGAAAAACAGTTGATCATCCGCTGTCTAGAGGAATGTGGTGGTAATATAACAAAGGCTGCACGTCAGCTCGGACTTAGCCGTAAAGGATTGCAGCTAAAGATGATCAAGTACAATCTTCGTAAGTGAACCCCACCTTGACAATCAAAAAATAAGAACTAAATTAGTGGCGAAAAAAGAAGAAAAGTTGAATACTTAGATAGGGAGGTGGAATCAATGTTGGAATCTACGCTCTGGAGGTTTGGTAGATTTATGGATCCGTTTGCGGAGATGATGCGTTTGCGAGAACAAATG
This window encodes:
- a CDS encoding sigma-54 dependent transcriptional regulator yields the protein MSHLLVVDDDRSMRLVLSTMLRKEGYEVTSAVDGMEALEVLRKKDIDVVITDLKMPRLDGMGLLERIRYEYPEIPVILITAYGTVATAVDAIKKGAFDYITKPFEQDDLKNIVSKAVRTRNLNREEVILNPDDLNRFGMVGSSPEMLAIFETIRRVAPTTTTVLITGETGTGKELTANAIHANSPRRNNPFIKINCAAIPENLMESELFGYEKGAFTGAVVNKPGRVELAHKGTLFLDEVGELPREMQVKLLRVIQEQSFERVGGLRTIHVDVRIIAATNRNLFQEVKEGRFREDLFYRLNVMHIHMPALRERRSDIPALVDFFIEKFNKKLERNVTGVDEEVMNLFMNYRWPGNIRQMENVLERMILMCRGHVLRLEDVPQEIRLAVDDEHRIPDVQSGQFKEVIREQISEVEKQLIIRCLEECGGNITKAARQLGLSRKGLQLKMIKYNLRK
- a CDS encoding ATP-binding protein; translation: METFVLAVLSFALAVKVLITRKLSGTMISFAILCFSISFFKINYFLYGISQHKLWFNLYLLGLFSIVPSFLLFVWYVTGYGSILSRRMLIFTALLGLIALSAAFIKSPWFPGHWYVYFYVFTVLCAGNIDMYYVLARKRDGVEKARLFYVSLFVSAALLVSLLDLIFLLGVAWPPISNFIVAALLYLIFSVITHPQLLELKELMARALVTAVLTLTVMTTFFCVVYLLDKVGSSYLTGVMLASFLIVIIIDPARYFFKKLLTMLFPESKDVFDFVYSFDSRLEQEKSLLLEEMAPVLAHEIRNPLGSIKAAAQYLRSESEKEEDQRLLDVIIEEVNRLNNVVTQFLYFAKPYTLNLKVQDVNTVVEKAVSIIRASPLAQGVVIEEDLRDGIPQISVDAEQLIRVILNIAFNALEAMGGKGRLTIRTRRINTNEGVSVGISIRDTGPGIPKEHIKNIFKPFFTTKERGVGLGLAICMRIVKGHGGHIRVKSIPGQGSIFYIRLNAQR